In the genome of Aequorivita sp. H23M31, the window TTTGGTGGAAGATAGGGCTATAAAATGAGGCTTAATAAGACCATATTCGGATATGTCAAAAAGAAATTCACACAGCGAAATTTTGATTGTTTGAATATTGATAAAAACAATATCCGGTGCAACTTTTAAAACTAAATTTAGGGCACTTTCATGATTTTCGGCAGAAGCATAGAGGGAAATATCAGAAAAATCATTCCCTATAGCTTTTATCGTTTCAACTATACTTAGGTCATCCTCAATTATTAAGCAACGAATCATTCAAATAGTTTTAGACCAAATTAACCCTGATCTAGGAAAAAGATGTGTGGTTTAGGCTTTCTAAAAGTAAGGCAAAAGCCTACTTATTGTTGTTATTAACTAAATACCAGATGTTTAAAAGCTGATTTTTTATCTCATTTTAGGTCTTACTCTAATAGGAATCGCTTCTCTTTGGCCGTGTAATAATGGAAATAAAATAAAGGGTTTATCCTTACTTATTCTACGGAAAGAATTGCTTTGTACATCTTATAGTCTTTGTAATTTTGACAATAACGACAAACATATTACAATTTATAGTTTTAGGTAGATGATTGAAATAAACTACTTTTTTTAATGATAAATCTAAACCTCTTTTGATAATTGTTCATAATCCATGAGTAGCATAATTTTTTTGATCGACAAGAATTAAAAAAGTTGAATATTATAACTCCTCAGAACTCTGCTACGACTTGGAATAAAGGGCACTGTAATAGGTGCCCTTTATTTATCAATCTATAATGATAAAGATTTCATTCATTTTTGAGGAAGAAATAAAAACTATGAATGAGGTGCAATTTGGAAAGTTTTGATAGCTCTAGATTTGAATCAAATTAAAATTTCTTTCTTAAAAGTTTTTCCCGTTGGGATTTGGTCCCTAAAATCTTACTTCTACCAAAACACAAAAGGCCGGAATTTCTTATTCTGGATACTCCACTCTTAGGTGAAAAATATTGTTCAATTTTTTCTTTAATACCCTTTTTATCAATTGAATCTCCTTAAAGGTAATATCCGCATTGAGGAATTGCCCTTGATCCATCTGGTTATTTACAATTTTTTCCACAAGCTCCTCAACAATGGTGGAAGAAGGCTCTTTTAAACTTTTACTGGCAGCCTCTACACTATCGGCCATCATCAAAATGGCTGTCTCCTTTGAAAAGGGAATTGGACCGGGATATATAAAATCCTCTTTATTAGCCTTTCCCTGAATTTCACGTTCCTTGGCATAAAAATAATACACCAAAGTAGTTCCGTGGTGAGTGCGTATAAAATCGATTACTCTATCAGGCAGGTTGTTTTTGCGGGCAATTTCAATGCCCTTAATTACGTGATCTATAATGATACGAGCACTTTCCTTCGGATCCAATTCGGTATGGGAGTTAATAGAATTGACCTGGTTTTCCGTGAACATGGTAGGATTGAGCATTTTACCAATGTCATGATAAAGCGCCCCCACTCTTACGAGCATACTATTGGCGCCTATTTCATTCGCAGAAGCTTCGGCAAGGTTAGCCACATTTAACGAATGGTGGAAAGTTCCCGGAGCCTTATTGGACAGTTCCTTTAGGAGTTTGGAATTGGTATCACTAAGCTCAAGGAGAGAAACGTCTGAGACTAGTCCAAACAATTTTTCATAGAAATAAATAAGAGGATGGGCAAACAAGGTTGCCAATCCACAAAGAATAAAATACCCAAAATTCTCAACAGGAATTGTCTGTATATTTCCCTCCTGTATCACATAAAAAGCGAAATATCCTATGATATAAATTAGGGTAATTTGACCAACCGAGATAAACAGGTTAGCTCTTTTATACAATTCTGAAACGGTTAAAATGGTCACAATACCTGCAATAAATTGCAGAAACATATATTCAAAACTGTTCGGCACGATAAAACCAAGGAGCAAAACCGTTAAAACGTGGACAAACAGTCCCACGCGAGGATCGAAAAAAGCTTTGAGAATAAGAGGCAGGATACAAATGGGGATAACATAAACATAATCGGAGTGAACCTTGACAATGAGGGTGGTCAAGAAGACCATCAAAAAGACATTGAAAAAAATAAAAGTGACCTTCGTATTGTTGTGGTAGATATCCGATCGATATTTTTTCAGGAAGAGAAATAACATCAAGAATACCAAGGAAACCAATAGGGAATATCCCACAAGAAGCCATAAATAATTGTTTTTGCTCCAAATCTGACTTTGGTATTCAGCTTTAAGAGATTCCAAAATCTGGTACTTATCTCCCTCCACTACTTCGCCCTTAGCGATAATACGTCCGCCTTTCTCGATTACTCCTCTATTGGGATTTAATGCCTTTATTTCAGCATCAATGGAGGATTGCGTCAATTTATTGTTCAGTTTAACATTGGGCTCTAGGGATTCATTGAGCAAATTATAGAGAAGAGGCTGAATATCCTCGGCCTTATTTTTCTCAACAACTTCCCTTACTTTTTTGTCGAGGTTTCTCTTTTTAAACAACTGCGAATATTTCCGCTCTTCAATCTCATTACCGCGTTTTAGATAAATCAATTTATCATCGTCGTACGGAAGAATTTCATCTGAAAATCCATTGGCATATATCTCCTTTATAACGCCTTCACCCAATCGTTCTACCGTTCGTTTGGATGTGGTATAAAGACTATCTACATATTCCAGATCGAGATTATCGTGAAAATTGGTTTCAACATCGGTGATGGTTTCGGTATCAAAATCAAAATACGGAATGGAATTGTCCCGGATTTCCTGCTGTTCCTTTTTAAGAACTTCATCGCTTTTCTTTATAGAAAAACTAAATGGTGCATATAGATTTTCATATTGCCACGGTTTTCCCTTTTGAAAATTATATTTAAACTGCCCTCCCTTGGGCAAGAGATAAATTAACAGAAGTGTGGAAACAATAAATAAAAAAACCTTATAAATCAAGGATTGATTTCTGGCAAAGAAGGATAGAAGGTTCTTCATAAAAACTTAAGGTTAGAGTAAAGGTATAAATAAGGAACGGATTAACACAAATCTGAATTCTGAATTAGTTTTTTTGTATTTAGTAAATCCACAAATCTTTACAACTCAATAAAGAAGGGGCTCACAAAATTTCTCCTGAAAAAGATCAACCATTTTTTAAATGAATAGTCTTCATTTAAGTGTTATTGCTAGTGGCAGCTAACACTTATAATTGGAGGATTTTATCAAGAAATTTCCTTTTAGTTCAAGAAAAAATGATCCTAGATCACGTATTGACAAAACTCAATATCACCCCAAAAACGTTTGGGCCAGGATTGATATTCCGGTTATAAATCTGTAATTTTGCAGTCCTTATTTGAATCGTAAAAAAACATAGCATGAGTAATAAAGTAGTAATAGTTTCCGCCG includes:
- a CDS encoding HD family phosphohydrolase, with the translated sequence MKNLLSFFARNQSLIYKVFLFIVSTLLLIYLLPKGGQFKYNFQKGKPWQYENLYAPFSFSIKKSDEVLKKEQQEIRDNSIPYFDFDTETITDVETNFHDNLDLEYVDSLYTTSKRTVERLGEGVIKEIYANGFSDEILPYDDDKLIYLKRGNEIEERKYSQLFKKRNLDKKVREVVEKNKAEDIQPLLYNLLNESLEPNVKLNNKLTQSSIDAEIKALNPNRGVIEKGGRIIAKGEVVEGDKYQILESLKAEYQSQIWSKNNYLWLLVGYSLLVSLVFLMLFLFLKKYRSDIYHNNTKVTFIFFNVFLMVFLTTLIVKVHSDYVYVIPICILPLILKAFFDPRVGLFVHVLTVLLLGFIVPNSFEYMFLQFIAGIVTILTVSELYKRANLFISVGQITLIYIIGYFAFYVIQEGNIQTIPVENFGYFILCGLATLFAHPLIYFYEKLFGLVSDVSLLELSDTNSKLLKELSNKAPGTFHHSLNVANLAEASANEIGANSMLVRVGALYHDIGKMLNPTMFTENQVNSINSHTELDPKESARIIIDHVIKGIEIARKNNLPDRVIDFIRTHHGTTLVYYFYAKEREIQGKANKEDFIYPGPIPFSKETAILMMADSVEAASKSLKEPSSTIVEELVEKIVNNQMDQGQFLNADITFKEIQLIKRVLKKKLNNIFHLRVEYPE